From the genome of Gavia stellata isolate bGavSte3 chromosome 3, bGavSte3.hap2, whole genome shotgun sequence, one region includes:
- the TOP1MT gene encoding DNA topoisomerase I, mitochondrial translates to MLDHEYTTKEIFQNNFFNDWRKEMTSQEQKIIKDLDKCDFKEIHKYFVDKSEARKALSKEEKQKLKEEADKIQEEYGYCILDGHREKIGNFKTEPPGLFRGRGDHPKMGMLKKRIMPEDVVINCSKDSKIPKPPEGHKWKEVRFDNTVTWLASWTENIQNTLKYIMLNPSSKLKGEKDWQKFEVARRLKDVVHKIRAQYRADWKSKEMKKRQRAVALYFIDKLALRAGNEKEEGETADTVGCCSLRVEHIKLHPKLDGQEHVVEFDFLGKDSIRYYNKVSVEKPVFKNLQLFMKNKDPGDDLFDRLNTSILNRHLQSLMDGLTAKVFRTYNASITLQEQLKALTDSEDNVAGKLLSYNRANRAVAILCNHQRSTPKTFEKSMKNLQSKIDAKKQQVEKAQQELKKAEDEFEDTKDTKAEANVEKKKKLLKRLEEQLAKLNVQATDKEENKQIALGTSKLNYLDPRISIAWCKKFGVPIEKIYNKTQRDKFAWAIDMADEDFEF, encoded by the exons ATGCTTGATCATGAATACACAACCAAGGAGATCTTCCAGAACAACTTCTTCAATGACTGGAGGAAG GAGATGACCTCACAGGAGCAGAAGATAATCAAGGACCTGGACAAGTGTGACTTCAAGGAGATCCACAAGTACTTCGTGGACAAAAGTGAGGCACGGAAAGCACTCTCCAAAGAGGAGAAGCAG AAACTGAAGGAGGAGGCAGATAAGATCCAGGAGGAGTATGGGTACTGCATCCTGGATGGGCACCGAGAGAAGATAGGCAACTTCAAAACTGAGCCACCGGGGCTGTTCCGTGGACGTGGTGACCACCCCAAAATGGGCATGCTGAAGAAGAGGATCATGCCAGAAGATGTTGTTATCAACTGCAGCAA gGACTCCAAGATCCCCAAGCCGCCAGAAGGGCACAAGTGGAAGGAGGTGCGCTTTGACAACACAGTTACCTGGCTGGCCTCGTGGACAGAAAACATCCAGAACACTTTGAAGTACATCATGCTGAACCCCAGCTCCAAGCTGAAG GGGGAGAAAGACTGGCAGAAGTTTGAGGTAGCCCGGCGCTTAAAGGATGTTGTCCACAAAATCCGTGCTCAGTACCGAGCCGATTGGAAGTCCAAGGAGATGAAGAAGCGGCAAAGAGCAGTGGCCCTCTACTTCATTGATAAG CTGGCCCTGCGAGCTGGCaatgagaaggaggaaggggagactgCAGACACGGttggctgctgctccctgcgTGTGGAGCACATCAAGCTACACCCCAAGCTGGATGGGCAGGAACACGTGGTGGAGTTCGACTTCCTTGGGAAAGACTCAATCCGTTACTACAACAAAGTGTCGGTGGAGAAGCCG GTGTTCAAGAACCTGCAGCTCTTCATGAAGAACAAGGACCCAGGAGATGACCTCTTTGACAGGCTCAAT ACATCCATTTTGAACAGACACCTCCAGAGTCTGATGGATGGTTTGACTGCCAAAGTGTTCAGGACCTACAATGCCTCCATCACCCTGCAGGAGCAGCTCAAGGCACTCACTGACT CTGAAGACAATGTTGCAGGAAAGCTCCTCTCCTACAACAGAGCTAACCGAGCTGTGGCCATCCTGTGCAACCACCAGAGGTCCACACCAAAAACCTTTGAGAAGTCAATGAAAAACCTCCAAAGCAAG ATCGATGCTAAGAAGCAACAGGTGGAGAAAGCCCAGCAAGAGctgaaaaaagctgaagatgAGTTTGAAGACACAAAAGATACCAAAGCAGAAGC CaatgtggagaagaaaaagaagctgttgAAGCggctggaagagcagctggCCAAGTTGAACGTCCAGGCCACAGATAAGGAGGAGAACAAGCAGATAGCTCTGGGCACGTCCAAGCTGAATTACCTGGACCCCAGGATTAGCATAGCTTG GTGCAAGAAGTTCGGCGTGCCCATCGAGAAGATCTACAACAAGACGCAGAGGGACAAGTTTGCCTGGGCGATTGATATGGCCGACGAGGACTTTGAATTCTGA